The nucleotide sequence gtgttgcttttcagcttgctgggcgaattcttgccttggcgtctgcccatctcttcttccaaatgctcccttacgGATCTTCTTTCACTGGATCAGggctccttgcctacccaacgctggctctccccaatgttggctctccccaacgctggctctcctggcgccccaacgctgtctctcctggcgccgagagatcaggcatccgtgctgatggggcagctcgcaagcaaagcgcctaccctgtttggtgcaggcaggccatagaagcaaaggaagtcccacccgcttgggtgccccgaggattccgacccagtgcccagacaggctgggctgggtgatgttatgtgccgaaagagggcggtggggccgaaatggggagggttctggatggaagctgggtgggctaggaagaaagaggcggtatgccgggaatagaggccctgcagagagcccaagaaggatagggggccaaggaacctctgagctccgtgtcccaggctggcgccgggcggggccagaaactcaccccaacgctgtcTCTCCTGGCGCTGAGAgctcaggcctccgtgctgatggaGCAGCTCGCAAaaccataaaatctattcttatGAATGATGTCACACATACTTTACAACTTCTATATTATCTTAGGGCCAGGTCAATCCTCATACCCACAGGCACTATGTTTACCTCAGTCATTCCCTCTAGACTATAAATCTTGGGCACTATCTCTGAGTCAACAGTACATAGTCTTGGGAAAGAAGCCAGATGGACTTTGTAAGGAATCTCAATGcaaacatgttttaaattgtTGCACCCTTGGGACTGAGTTAAGCACAGTTGTGCTATGCTTAAATATGGCTAAAGTAAAATGATCTGGGGCCGACTCTAGAAGTCCTGGTCCAGCAGCAATTACAATAAAATTGATAGAGTCGAGTTTCATTCTTGTTTCTTCAAGGATCGTTTTCCCCTGTGCCTGCTGTAAAGCCTGTAGGGGAATCAGCACAGCTGCTGCCGCAACATGGGATGCTGGACCCTTGGAGAAGATAAGGGAAGTTTTCTTCAAATAGAAATCAGAGGTTTAGGAAACTCGGTCCTCTCACCCAAGGGGTCGAGATTGTAAGTGAGGGAGCTAATAACATGGGCCTTCTCAGTCCTTTGAGACAAAGCATTTTGTACAATTATTAAGATCTTTGTTGAGATCTCAAGGAACAAAATATTCAGAACATCAACTCTATGTGCATAGCCCTTGAAAAGAGAGATAAAATCCATGTTAATCATTTTACAGGCTGCAGTACAATAATGTATTGCTTGGAACCTCTCAGCAgattaaaaaaagacttttctgcTACACTTCTTGGCAGGTCTTGGCATATAGCCAAAGGAGACTCTAACTGCTCAGGCTTCACATTAGTTAGAGCTCTACTGTGGCTCTCGTGAATCAACTTTCTTCAACTCAACGACTTCCTGTCTGTAGCTTGTAGGACTGCCAGGGTCTGGTGgagcagagtgagttccaagaatgACCTGGAAGGGCCGAAGTACACTTTGTTGCTGTGGGCGTGGAAACCTCACAGGGACAAGAGCAGGTAAATTCCGGCGCGTTTGGCAGAGAAACCAGCTGAAGGCACGACTTATCCTCTCCTGATTCCGCTGCTCACCGTCCCTGAGGGCTCAGCTGCGGGTGAGTGAGGTGAAAGGACAGCAGGTGTGGGAGCCCAGGACAACAGTGCCCTCGCTTCTCCTTTCACATTGAGTGCTCTGCGTCCCCGAGCTTGAGAAACATCGCAGTGGGCTCAGAAACAGAACCGGAGCTGCACGGCACTGAGAGACCCCGAAGAGATGTAGGAAAAGACAGGACCTAGGAACCTGCTTCACTGGAGCACAGGAAGGACTGAATTCACAGCCTAGGTGCCCAAAACGTTCGCGAATCTGCCCGGAGTCTTCTGCGGGGGCCCCTACTGAGGTCTCCCATTCTCTCCGCAGCTCCAGTCACACCTGTCTGGAACCTGGACTCAGGAAGGAACCATGGCAAAGGCTGCAGCCACCAGACGCAATCTTTCCCTAGTTCTGTGCCTTTTCCTTCTACTGAGCTGTCTGGGATCTTCCCTGTGGGCCAGTGAGTTACTGGGATTTAAAGGGAGGGGCGGGGAAGGGCACATGGGGCtactgagtcaggaagatcaaAGTCTCCTCATGGGAAGAAGATCCTGGGCTTCTATCTCTTCACTATCACTGAGATTTAAGTCTGGGCGCCCTTGTCCTCACCGcatccctcccctttctcttcagtGGATTGACAAAGTTAGGGGAAAAGTTACTGCTGCAGGGGCTGCATGAATGAGGAGGGCACCGCAGCAGAGGGGAGTAGCTAGTGATGCCCTCAGCACCACTGGAATCCACTGAAACCTAAGCCTCCTCACCAGTGCTGACCCCTCCAGGAGGCTGTGTCAGCTCCCCTGGACCTTAGGCAGTCTATGCTTTGAAGACTGCCTTCTGGGGATTCCTCACCAGCCCTCCACCATTCGGTGACCCCTTTGTGCTTGAGCTTTCCTTCCCACCTTCTCATGCTATTCTCTGAAAGATGACAATAGAGACAATAGAGGCTTCCTGGAAGAACCACAGGCAGCCATGACCATACAAATTCatacctcttcctttctttctttctttctttctttctttctttctttctttctttctttctttctttctttctttctgtctttgttttgttttaaagcagtATTTCACACCACCCCACAGTATAGAATCTCCAATAATCCCATCTTTCCCTCAGTCTAAGCTCAGTTTCCATCCCCATGGGACTCATCCTATGGCTCCTCACTTTCTGGTCCATCTtgcctttccctctttcccacccATGAAGTGCATATACGTTCTCTTCCAGGTGGCAGACTGCTCATGCCTGAAAAAACCTTGGCTAAGCAGGGGCTAGCACACTGCTATGGAGGTCTCTGGCAATGGTCCTGGCTGGGGTGTTTAAAATCTTCTGTCCTTGATTCCAAGCCCATACAGTCTAGCTTTTGGGGAGACAACAGCAATCAGATACCGGGGTTCATTTAGGAAGgagaggatttttttcccctgtaaatGGCAGGCACTATTtagttgaaaatatttattttcaacctGGCAAGTCTCATTATGTCTATCCTGCATCAAATACTCAGGTCTGCAGTCAGTGTGACAGATGCAGAAGGTAACAAGTTGATGTATGGGACAGCAGCTTTGTCCTCTGTCCTCAGATTAGGTGTATACCCCATGTACCATGTATAGGTGCCCATTCACCCAGAGTGTCTTGAAAAGCAGTGCCAAAGTTGCACATTTCCCAGTAAACAGTGGGTTCTATGTTGCCTATGATGTCTGGGACATCTAGAAATGACAGGAGGAGGGCCTGGGTTTAGGGCCTCTTCATCTCTTCATTGCTGTCCAGCACAATCCTTAGATCCCATGGCCTTAAAGGGCACTCTTTGAAGCCTGAGGTGTTTGCTGAAGAAGAGGTGGCAACTTACTTGAGAACCTCACAGCAGAGAGGCATGGCACCTGGGGtgcatggtggctggagcagcaagCTTAGAACTCACAAAATTTTAGttcagtttgttttatttgttgttgttttagtatAGCACACATCTTGGTGAACtacacttgtttgtttatttttcaagacggagtttctttgtgaaacagtcctggcttgTTCTGAAATTTGCTCTGCAggccagactgtcctggaactcacagagttcctcctgcctctgcttcctgagtgctgggattaagtcatgtgccaccactgcacagctggtttgggtttttgagatgaggtctcccTATTTAGTtcctgctgtcctagaactcactttgtagaacaggatGGACAAAACTCATAaagttctgccttcctctgcctctcaagtgctggcatgAGAGCTATGTGATACCATGTTGAGATGAGAACACACATCTTAAACCTCAAGCAAGGTCCAGAGATGAAGAAATGGGAATGAGTTTTGaagccacccccagtgacacacttccttcagtcAGGCCATACCTCCTACACCTGTCCAAACAGCTGTCACCAACTGGGTACCACATAGTCAAACACCCTACTCTATAGAGGATAGGGTCATTCAAATAACCACACTAGACACTCACAGGAGCATCTGGGGGTCCATCCCCTAAGTGACAGGGCAGTAATGAAGCAATACAGAAAGAATGACTGCACTTGCTGCTGGGCTGAATGGGATCTTGTTGGGATCTGATTGATCCTCATGGGAAGGCAATCAGAGTCTGTCTTTGATGAggttcagttttaatttttttccagattgattttgttttaactgcctgtatgtatgtatattacatatgtgcctggtaccatcagaggtcagaaaaggacatttGATCCCCTGGGCCTAGAGTTACAGGCTGTGGTCAGCCACCATGTATGGGTGTTGAGAATCAATCCTATATTAGCTACAAGAACAAGTGTCCACAACCACTGcaccacctctctagccccagtgGTTCAATTTAAACAATGGGCACAGGAGTTGGGGTTTTCATGGGACAGCAGCTTTCAGTTTCTTCATcatctgttttgtcttctttttctttgcttgttttgttttttttgttttcttttgttttttgtcacatctattaaatttctttcttttttattatttatttatttttccattaaaaaatttatccttcctcccctcctcctattcccctcccactcccttagtcacactcctccctccccctccctccttaagagaggtcagggaaccctgccctgtgggaagtccaaggccctcccctctatatccaggcctaggaagctttgcatacAAAttgactagggtcccaaaaagccagtacatgcagtagaaacaagtcccagtgcctttatcagcccccattgtcagccacaatcagagagtccggtttgatcacatgctcattcagtcctggtccagctggatttggtgagctcctattagaacaggcacactgtctcagtgggtggaccaacccctcacggtccagacttccttgtttttgtttttttcaacacaaggtttctctatctacctctggctgtcctggaacttactttgtagacaagaATGGCCCCAaacctacagagatctgcctgcctgtgcctcattgagtgcttgaattaaaggcatttgtcaccacCACCCACTTTGTCTTTAATTATTAAAACCCAGCCACATCCGGGTTAGCTAACCATCTTTCTGTATTTAGGATTTTGATGTTCTGTTAGTCATGACTCCTCAGCAATTAGACTTCAAGGTGGGTCCTTTTTACTCATCAGTGGACCACTGCCTTTGATGTTACTGCTTCCTGACCACTGCACCCTACGGGGCTTTTCTGTACCATGTTGCTACAGTTCAGGAATACAGTTTCTTAACACCAACTCCAGCCTAGAGCCATCACCATCCCTGAACTTCTTGCAACGCTAGTGCCCTACTCTCTGGTCCTTCTCACTGTGCTTCTTGACAGGGATGGTCCAAAATAGAGCAGCATGGACTCTGCACAGTTCCCCTGGAAATGTTTGCTGTTCCATCCATTCTGGCACATGCACTTCTCCGAGATTCTTGATTCCCACTCTTCTACTGTCAGATTTAACCAGTCTAGAGTTTCTTTGTCCCATAGTGTGGGCATGATAATCCTCTGACCAGGTCCAGGAAGCCATCCCTGGAGCAGCACAGTGCATCCAGGGGAATGATCTCGAGTGTGTAGTTTTAGTCTCactcttttgctgtgataaaacattctaccaaaagcaattcacGTGAGAAATGTTGTCTTgctcagtgttctattgctgtgaagagacaccatgaccatggtaactcttagaaaagaaagcatttatttgggacttgcttacagtttcagaggtctagtaCATTTTCTCATGGCGAGGAGCATAGTGGTACCCAGGAAGAtatggtagctgagagttctacatccagatccaaaGGCAACAAGAAGAGAGAGACTCTAGGCTTGGAATTgactttttaaacctcaaagcctacccacaatgacacacttcatccaataaggtcacacctactcAAACTAGGCCACATTCCTAATTCCTCTTAGGAAGTGCCaatccctaatgaccaagcattcaaatagatgagcctatgggggccattctttttttaaaattattatttattaaggatttctgtctcttccctgtcaccacctcccattttcctcccccttccccaatcaactcctcctctctcatcagcccaaagagcagtcagggttccctgccctgtggggagtccaaggacctcccacctccttccaggtctagtaaggtgaacatccaaacagcctaggctctatgggggccattcttatttaaaccataacAACCATGGCCTTGTATAATTTTCATACCTGGGCATATGCCAAGGCTTGTGACCTTCTCACTTGGCATCCTTTCAATGTCTGGCGAACAACACTCATCCATGCTTCTCCATGGAACAgaatgaacatatttttttttttatcacatctCTTTGACACAAGACTTTTCTGAGCCTTTTGACACACTTTTCATTACCAGCTTTAGAAGTTTTGGATTTTCCATTTCATGCAGTGTGGACCAGCCTACAGCGGGGAGCGGCAGGCTGTGTTCCCACCCAgctctgcatggctagctttgcGGTGGGCTGCATTCCGCTACCCAGCTCcaggccactggctagctttacccagaataattacatggaaactgtattcttttaagcactgcctggcctgttatatgtagcctcttattggctaattctcacatctcgattaacccatttctaataatctgtgtagcatcacgagatggtgtcttaccaggaaggattctagcctacatctgtctggggtcggagaatcatggcgactgcctgactcagcttctttttccatgcattctgtctactccacctacctaattttctgtcctattaaagggccaaggcagtttttttatttaaccaatgaaatcaacacaaaacacaagactcccacatcactagccTCTGACCAGGTCCCTGCAAGTAACTCCTGGAGCAAATGGGCATTGTCTCCAGAAAATCCTGGCTATTTGCTGACTATTGACAGTGTGTCCAAAACATGGGGAGAGAGTTGGCCAGTTATGGGCCTGCTTCACAACCACGAAGACTTGGGTGATAGAGTGATagagtcaggtatggtggtgtgtgcttttaCTGTCAGTActaggaaggcagacacaggagaacCCTGGAGTCAGTGGCAAGCCTTTTAGCCTGGTTGGTGAGTCCCAAGGCTTTTAGAGACCTTGTTTAATCAATGCTACTGTGACATACTTGTAAGAAAgtataaaaatgttttccttctcaAGTCTGGAAGTGTGAGTTTAAATACTTCCatgacatttattattattatttattgaatatcTGGATGTTAGTACATCAGGGATGCTTTCTTTCAATCACCTTCATAAATCCCTATTCCTGCTTTAGTAAAACAGTGTTCTTTCACCAAACTTCTAACTGGATTTTTCTTACATTCTGCTGAAGAGAACAGCTCTAGGATCTTGTGTTTTCTCTTGCTGTTAGTGAAAGTCTGGAGGACCAGGGGCCATAAGTGTGCTTGAAAACAACTGCCCgaggacagggagagagatcAGGGCTTCAAGCAGGTCACAGACAGAGATCTTTCCTCAAGAATGAGTTAGGGGTGGAATTTTACATGGGAGAATATGGCCTCCAATGACCAACATTGCTGTGTGAAGGGGCCCACTGGGAACACAGGAGCATGAATGAGTACTGTGCTCACAGGTGACAGCTCCCCTTCCCATGACAAGTTGCAGCATTACTCCAGGAGGCCTTTCCTGAAGTCCCAGGCTTCATGTTGAATTCACCATGTGTTCTTTAATGCTTCCTTTCCCTGTGTGATCCGTAGATTTGAAGTCCCAGGAATGTTTAGCCTGGCCCTACAACCATTCAGTTCCCCCAAAAACCACACAGAAGTCCTCATTAatcataaattggttggcctattagttcaggcttcttattcatttattcttacatcttaaattagcccattattcttttctatgttagccacgtggcttggtaccttttatcagcaaggcattctcatattgcttcctctgtatctggctacCTCTGTGTCAACTTCAGACtaatcctttccttttcccagaattcttctgttctcattgtcctgcctatacttcctgcctggttgccccgtctatacttcctgcccggctactggccaatcaacattttattaaagtacaagtgacaaatctttagaggGTACAAGACTGTTGTTCCACAGCACTTCCACCCTCcactttttcaaaacaaaaagtctgatctaatctcctttgtttagcttttttcctgcccATTATCCATAGCAGCTTGTAATCAACACTCTGGAcagacatccataatccattttatGGGGAAAGAATATGGGCTagttcctgctgattggggatgccgataatcttatggggacctaaagaagatttaaaattataatcaagtcctgattggagtattctgtgaggcttgataatttcagccagcagtcttgaaactgttctgaatgttgaactcagaggaaactccaacagaggtcctgtGAAAGGCTtgatcatctggaccatctgctccgatgggagatttttcagggggtcttccttggtcaaacctgatttttcttaacccagaatgaagctacagcctctcatttcctgtgaaaacaaaaccaaaacttcttcaaaataacatatcttttgccttaaattttgaagtcaaagaattttaaaaatatatatgttgtattaatCCACAGCATCTGTAATATGTCTTTTAGCAGCCATTGTTTCTTCCATCATCAAACCAtttaaagacaacataataacattcagtatccagactttctgtatattttcatctttatgtggtattttaaattttatttcttttatttttttaaatttttttttgagactaggtttctctgtgtatttttggctgtcctggcactcactctgtagacaaggttgtcttttaactcacagagatctgcctgcctcagcctcccaagtgttggcattaaagatgtgtgccaccacacccaagtactctctttcttttttattttaaggactttatcttttttcttttctctcccaagcctacatatatttttaaacacattgttaAAGGTTTAGactttttttcatctgaatctatcattactgtatatttctttttctgacctcatgagtctttaatttgataAGTgttatggctaggattaaagccatgactttgatggctggatccaccccattccttagctttctgagagtctagcctcatggcagtcgtactggtgggagccatatatattgccacaactctatggagtttcaaggtccctgtctctaccaagaaaacatgctgttggctattcataaacaccatttaagtgtttgctgGTGGGTCCTCTtgaaagagctgcaaggtttttacagctaaagctgagccaGAAAGCTTCTCTTAAATAATACTCATGTGCCTccagcaaacagaacccaccTGAGAATATGCTGTTACCAAGAATTCATGCTTAACTTGGttcttttgtatctagaattACCCCAAGCTCTCTAGGTTTTAAGTGGATTCAGTTTTCCATGTTGGCCCAATTTGTTGAATgaaagtttctgtcttgcctggtcccacagaagttcagtcacaaagaaacacacagaggtctacattaatcataaactggttgacctattaattcaggctttttattaattaattcttacatcttaaattagctcattattcttgtctatgttagtcatgtggcttgataccttttatcagcgaggccttctcatcttgcttcctctgtatctggcttcctctgtgtctgctgcagactgaaacttccctcttcctagaattctcctgttctcattgcccacctatacttcctgcctggtcactaTGCCTATAGTTCTTGTTCAGTCTGTAGTTGTTATAGAGGaagccagacagagaggaaacaagatgagaatgcctcactgataaaaggtaccaagccacatggctaacacagacaagaattatgggttaatgtaagattggatataagaattaataagaagcctgagctactagaccaaccagtttataattaatgtatatctctgtgtgtttctttggaactaaatggctgtgggactgggcaagtcagaaatctctgtcaacacagGAAGAGACACTACCTGACATATTTTATTCCTCAACACTTCATTAAAGTCACTAAAAGTACTTGTGAGATAAATCTTCCCATTGACATGGTGTACACCTGAGGGTCCTATCATTCTAAGGCAGTGAAAGCTGGCACAGAAATGAGGTTCCAGATGCTGGTGGATATCTTGAGTACAGGTTTATCCTTCTGCCCTCTTGCCCTTCATAAGGATTCATCTGGTGTCATCTGGTTTCACACAACCATGAGTCCTGTGATTTTATGTTCCCACTTTGTACCTCACCTGCATGTTTCTCTCACAGATACACACTCTCTTCGTTGTGACGTCATTGTCAAGGTTCGTACCACAGCTGGACAGCCCTGGTGTGAAGGACAGTGCTCACTGGATGGAGTGCCGTTCCTTAAGTATAATAACAGCAAATTCACACCTTTGGGTAACAGGGGAAATGCAGTAAATGGGACTCAAGTGTGGACAGATATGACCCAAAGGTTGGACTACTTGGGGCAAGAGCTCAGGAAGATCTTGGCTAACTCCATACAAGAGATGACCAAGACCAGTGGTAAGTGTGGGATTGAGtactgaggcagagacaggtggcaagagagaggaaggacagagcaCATGTGAAAATGAGATGGTGGTTGCATCTGTGTGAGAGAGCTGAGCATTGGTCCAACCTTGGAAGCATGTGGTACAAGAGTAAGTCATGTGGAAATGATCCTGGCTCATAAGCCAGTGGGAAAGTCTTGACCTTTGGAGAAGTGATGGGTCTATGAGAGTGAAGCATGATGGTATTGTGTGGTTCGCAGGTCAGCCCACTTTACAGGCCACCATGCTTTCTCAGTATGAACACAGACAAAGTGTTGGTGCCTCCTGGAGATTTAACATCAGTGGAAAGTACTCCTTCCTCTTCAACACAATGAATATGAACTGGACACTGATTGATCCTGAAGCTGGTGGTATTATGAATCAATGGAAGGATGATACACAATTCATCAAAGATCTCAGGACAATTTCCACAGCAGACTGCAGGCACTGGCTCAAGGAACTCTTAAAGCACCCAAAGGAAAAGCCAAGTAGGTATTACTTAGATTATCAGGGGGCAACTCCATCACATTTGATAGACTGGGTGGGTCATTTCCTGGCGGTCTTCCTGAGATCCAGTGATGACCACAATGATTACTCTTTCTCATCTCACCTCCCAATGTTTCTTATTCCCTATTAACCAATGGTCTAGGCATCCCATGTCCTACTAATGGCCCCAAGTCTGCATGCATCACTGTAAACCTCCAGGCTTTTCTGCTTCACAGATAGCTGACCTTCCATCAGCTCTACATCATTTTGAGAGGATTTGCTATCTTTCCCTGCTACAATTAAATGCCAGAAATTGCCCTAACATCCAGAAAGTTCTAACCACAGCAACTATGTCACATTGTTTGATAGTTTAatagacatttgttttctttgttaatgaAATAAACTCCACACAGCTCTACTCCTCTCTCCTCAGGACCTTATAAATAGTTACTACACATCAGTCCTtcagaatgcctggaggaagaagGTGCTGATGGTGTTGTGTTTTTAGCTGTATCcataattttctgatttttttaaaggatcaaCATCAAGGGTTCAAGATATAACCCAACTTCCATCTGCCATAAATACCACCCAGCTTCAGCATGAGAAAGGATTTATTGACATAACATCAGTCATTGCCATCATCTTACCTTTAGTTGTTGGGATTTTTGTGAAGAAATGTTGACCCCAAAGAGGTAAGCATGAGGCTGGAGTCTTGCCTTGGGCCTTTGTAGGTTTAGTCTGAAGAGGACTTAGAACAAATGTCCCACTGGGTCACACACCTGGGATGTGTGttctggtcttcatgcttgcatggcaagggccttacctactgaaccatcttcctaTCCCCCCAACACTGACATTTTGACTAGTCTAGCTGGCAGTTCCATATACTTAGTGTTCTGCTCAGATACTAAATACTGAATGAAACAAGCTCTCAAATGCCTCACGTGTCATGCCACCACTATGACACTTGCCATGTACTCACTGCAGAAACATTTGCAAAGGAATTTTCACACAATCATTAGGACTCCTCATTTTACTCTTCCTGTCTCACTCTCTTCATGCAACATGCAGTTGAATGGTTGCTaatgttattttatataaaggaaaacattttattgagtggcttacaatttcagaggtttaatccattatcatcacaagAGGACATGGTAACATGATGACAGACATGATGCTTGAGAAGGAATTGAGAATGGAGAAGGAACTACATCTGAATCCtgtgggcaacaggaagtgaactgagatgctggcatggcttgagcatatgagatctccacagtgacacacttcctctaacaatgcCATGCCTAATCtaataaggtcacacctcctaatagtgccactccctatgagcttactgttccaattacattcaaactaccacaagtatgaaaaacatttttaaatgggaaTGAATCACATTTAGTACATTCTGGTGTGGTTTTGCAAGAGCCAAATAATAATTTAGCCCTACAAAAACTTCTCAATACTTGTTATATTCAGAAAATTATCTCTGATATGAATTCTCTGACACTGAACTTTGACTGAAGTCATTATGACAGTCAATACATATGTGACTTCCTTTA is from Microtus pennsylvanicus isolate mMicPen1 chromosome 1, mMicPen1.hap1, whole genome shotgun sequence and encodes:
- the Raet1e gene encoding retinoic acid early transcript 1E — its product is MAKAAATRRNLSLVLCLFLLLSCLGSSLWANTHSLRCDVIVKVRTTAGQPWCEGQCSLDGVPFLKYNNSKFTPLGNRGNAVNGTQVWTDMTQRLDYLGQELRKILANSIQEMTKTSGQPTLQATMLSQYEHRQSVGASWRFNISGKYSFLFNTMNMNWTLIDPEAGGIMNQWKDDTQFIKDLRTISTADCRHWLKELLKHPKEKPRSTSRVQDITQLPSAINTTQLQHEKGFIDITSVIAIILPLVVGIFVKKC